TCACGGCGGGCCACACCGCCCGTTACGCCGGCATCTCCTACTCGTGGGTCGGCGGTGCGACGGTGCTCGGCGTCGGCGACCGCGAGGACGTCGTCCGCCCCGACGGCGCCCGTCCCGGCGACGCACTCTTGCTCACCACTGGGCCGGCCGTCGAGGCAGTCGCCCTCCTGAGCACCCTCTTCGGCGACCGGATCGACGTCTCCGAAGCCCTCCTCCAGGATGCCCGGGACTGCCTCGACGATAGCTTCGCGGTTCGCGACGCGCTGGCTGCGGCGGCGAGCGCTCCGGTCCACGCGATGCACGACGTGACCGAGGGTGGCCTCGCGGGCGCACTCGTCGAGATGTCGGAGGGGTCGGGGACTCGTTTCGAGGTCGATCGGTCGGCGGTTCCGATCCGGCCGGCCGTCCGCGCTGTCTGTGACGCCCTCGAGATGGACCCCTGGCGGGCGACCAGCTGTGGCTCACTCGTGATCGCGGTCGATCCAGGGGACGTTTCGGCGGTGGTCGACGCGCTCGAGAGTCGTGGAACGACCGTCGCTGAAATCGGGCACGTCCAGGAGGCCGGCGTCGCTCCCGAAGCCCGCGTCGATGGCGCCGTGCTCGAGCACCCCGGCGTCGACTCCTCGTGGGGAGCGTTCGAACGCCTCACAGGCGAGTAGACTGCTCGAACCCGAATCTCGAAAATAGGTGGTGATTGCTCAGTACAGGGAAGGTGTAATCGGAGAATCTGCCAATCTATCTTCAAATTTCCAAACCCGGTTTCTGAATACAGAAGGTGTATCTCACACGGCCCTCGTTAATTTCCACTCACCACATTTGAATGAGCTATCGTGTGGAGGAGCGACCTGAACGGCGGAGATCCTCACGAGGAGTGGTATCGACTCATCTCGAAACTCCGTGAGTACTTGAACGTTTTCGATCTGAAACAGTTGTACGAACGGAAATTCTATCGATTCAAGGACTATCACTCGGATAATAAAATACGGGAGGCACGTGCCGGTTCGTATGCCAAGGCGCAATCGACGGTCCATGCGAAGGTGGCGGTAACGACGAGAAATCCGATTACGAGT
This region of Natronosalvus halobius genomic DNA includes:
- a CDS encoding AIR synthase family protein; translated protein: MDREPLERAISRPKRPPRERPTVTDPSREPALGKIDRTVFERQIAPRLGADRDDVVLGPTHGVDFGVLDVGGRAVVVATDPVSILPDLGLERAARFALDIVLTDVAVSGISPSHLSISFTLPPEMTDEQFATVWEAIHEECVDLGIAITAGHTARYAGISYSWVGGATVLGVGDREDVVRPDGARPGDALLLTTGPAVEAVALLSTLFGDRIDVSEALLQDARDCLDDSFAVRDALAAAASAPVHAMHDVTEGGLAGALVEMSEGSGTRFEVDRSAVPIRPAVRAVCDALEMDPWRATSCGSLVIAVDPGDVSAVVDALESRGTTVAEIGHVQEAGVAPEARVDGAVLEHPGVDSSWGAFERLTGE